Proteins encoded by one window of Carassius auratus strain Wakin chromosome 24, ASM336829v1, whole genome shotgun sequence:
- the pkia gene encoding cAMP-dependent protein kinase inhibitor alpha: protein MTDVEVTYEDFMASGRTGRRNAVHEILGTSGGLDASGLSQTLSELNISKAEAGNDEEKNQSLADSDSKQEEGKGEGT, encoded by the exons ATGACTGATGTCGAGGTGACGTATGAAGACTTCATGGCCTCTGGAAGGACCGGCCGACGCAATGCTGTACACGAAATCCTGGGAACCTCCGGTGGCCTGGACGCTAGCGGACTCTCCCAAACTCTGTCTGAGCTCAATATCAGCAAAGCAG AGGCAGGGAATGATGAAGAGAAAAACCAAAGCTTGGCAGACTCCGATTCCAAGCAGGAAGAAGGCAAAGGGGAAGGTACATAA